One window of Pseudomonas sp. FP198 genomic DNA carries:
- a CDS encoding DUF2790 domain-containing protein, producing the protein MNIQNLSIASLLAVIALGGAPLYAKEQTNPPAYEYGMPLDVAQAIRIEAPSPPMCEVVRAKMTYVDTQGELRHVSFLQLADACSIQ; encoded by the coding sequence ATGAACATTCAGAACCTGTCGATCGCCAGTCTGTTGGCCGTCATCGCATTGGGCGGTGCGCCGCTGTATGCCAAGGAGCAAACCAATCCCCCGGCTTACGAGTACGGCATGCCGCTGGACGTGGCCCAGGCCATTCGCATCGAGGCGCCAAGCCCGCCGATGTGCGAGGTCGTGCGGGCCAAGATGACCTATGTCGATACCCAGGGTGAACTCCGGCACGTCAGCTTCCTGCAGCTGGCCGATGCGTGCTCCATCCAGTGA
- a CDS encoding heavy metal sensor histidine kinase — protein sequence MKGSIAKRLALMFALAVMLITAVSATLLRCSLKQSLDEQMQNELILRHSVLDPVLAKYDSPAFWVGLRQKLDGLTPADERVRYWVVVDDPAYSYGGPMPDGLDWSKRPDGFATLDLPDRDRPMVLMVETIAAMGSRPELRFIVGLDSTPFMKTLDDFTRILILTSALGVVLVALLGYWVARFGLGPVRRLSRQANSLPPGDSKQRLDTQALPGELQELAVSFNGALARQEAAWCQLEGFNANVAHELRTPLTNLIGQTQVALAHGRDVNELQDLLQSNLEELERMGTIVNDMLFLAGAESGQRATELSDVSLYEEASKTVEYLEPVLHDKQLSVVIQGDMRVCIDRRLFHRSLANLLQNAARYAVPASTITVSLEDHGMQARVSVSNAGEPIESVHLEHLFERFYRADVARARSDAHHGLGLSIVRAVASMHGGRVFAHSKDGLNTFGFSLTSQAVR from the coding sequence ATGAAAGGATCGATAGCCAAGCGACTGGCCCTGATGTTCGCGCTGGCGGTCATGCTGATCACTGCGGTCAGTGCGACGCTGTTGCGCTGTTCGTTGAAGCAGTCGCTCGACGAGCAGATGCAGAACGAGCTGATCCTGCGCCATTCGGTGCTCGATCCGGTGCTCGCCAAATACGATTCGCCGGCGTTCTGGGTCGGCTTGCGACAAAAGCTCGATGGCCTGACGCCTGCGGATGAGCGCGTGCGTTATTGGGTGGTGGTCGACGACCCGGCCTACAGTTATGGCGGGCCGATGCCGGACGGCCTGGACTGGTCGAAGCGCCCGGATGGTTTCGCCACCCTCGATCTACCCGACCGGGACCGCCCCATGGTGCTGATGGTCGAGACCATTGCGGCCATGGGCAGCCGTCCGGAATTGCGTTTTATCGTGGGATTGGATTCGACGCCGTTCATGAAGACCCTGGATGATTTCACCCGGATACTGATCCTGACCTCGGCGCTGGGCGTCGTGCTGGTGGCGCTGCTCGGCTATTGGGTCGCACGTTTTGGCCTGGGCCCGGTCCGGCGCTTGAGCCGTCAGGCCAACAGCCTGCCGCCAGGGGATTCGAAGCAGCGACTCGACACCCAGGCGCTGCCTGGCGAATTGCAGGAGCTGGCGGTGTCGTTCAACGGCGCCCTGGCGCGCCAGGAAGCCGCCTGGTGCCAGCTCGAAGGGTTCAACGCCAATGTGGCCCACGAATTGCGAACGCCGCTGACCAACCTGATCGGGCAGACCCAGGTCGCGTTGGCCCATGGGCGGGATGTGAACGAGCTTCAGGACCTGTTGCAGTCCAATCTCGAAGAACTGGAACGGATGGGCACCATCGTCAACGACATGCTGTTCCTGGCGGGCGCCGAAAGCGGCCAACGGGCAACCGAGCTGAGCGATGTCTCGCTTTACGAGGAAGCGTCGAAGACCGTGGAGTACCTGGAGCCGGTCCTGCACGACAAACAGTTGAGCGTGGTGATCCAGGGCGACATGCGCGTGTGCATCGATCGGCGCCTGTTCCACCGTTCCCTGGCCAATCTGTTGCAGAACGCGGCGCGCTACGCGGTGCCGGCGAGCACCATCACGGTGAGCCTGGAAGACCATGGCATGCAGGCCAGGGTGAGCGTTTCCAACGCCGGCGAACCGATCGAAAGCGTGCATCTGGAACATTTGTTCGAACGCTTCTATCGAGCCGACGTCGCCAGGGCCAGAAGCGACGCGCACCATGGCCTGGGGCTCTCCATCGTGCGGGCGGTGGCGTCGATGCACGGTGGGCGGGTATTCGCCCACAGCAAGGACGGACTCAACACCTTCGGCTTTTCCCTGACGAGCCAGGCGGTGCGCTAG
- a CDS encoding heavy metal response regulator transcription factor: protein MRLLIVEDEEKTSSYVHRGLSELGYIVDVATNGIDGLHYALEMDYDVVILDVMLPGKDGYGVLQGLRLHKKTPVIMLSARGTVDDRVRGLREGADDYLGKPFSFAELVARVQALIRRRADDTADPTHLRIDDLEVDLQARKVTRAGLRLDLTAKEFCLLSLLARHQGEILSKLMIAEQVWDMNFDSDANVVEVAIKRVRAKVDAPYPRKLLHTVRGMGYVLESRELSDRQAGTP from the coding sequence ATGCGGTTGCTCATCGTCGAGGACGAAGAAAAAACGTCTTCCTATGTCCATCGTGGCTTGAGCGAGCTTGGCTACATTGTCGATGTCGCGACCAATGGTATCGATGGCCTGCATTACGCGTTGGAAATGGATTACGACGTGGTGATCCTGGATGTGATGCTGCCGGGCAAGGACGGCTACGGCGTGTTGCAGGGCTTGCGCCTGCACAAGAAGACGCCGGTGATCATGTTGTCGGCCAGGGGCACGGTGGATGATCGGGTCCGGGGGCTGCGCGAGGGTGCTGACGACTACCTGGGCAAACCGTTTTCCTTCGCCGAGCTTGTTGCGCGTGTCCAGGCATTGATCCGGCGGCGTGCCGATGACACCGCCGATCCGACGCATTTGCGCATCGATGACCTGGAGGTTGATCTGCAGGCGCGCAAGGTAACCCGGGCCGGGCTGCGCCTGGACCTGACCGCCAAGGAGTTCTGCCTGTTGAGCCTGCTGGCGCGACACCAGGGTGAAATTCTCTCCAAGTTGATGATTGCCGAGCAGGTCTGGGACATGAATTTCGACAGCGACGCCAACGTGGTTGAAGTCGCGATCAAGCGGGTGCGGGCCAAGGTGGATGCGCCTTATCCACGCAAGTTGCTGCATACCGTGCGCGGCATGGGTTATGTGCTGGAGAGCCGTGAACTCAGTGACAGGCAGGCTGGTACGCCGTGA